A part of Candidatus Zixiibacteriota bacterium genomic DNA contains:
- a CDS encoding serine kinase yields MTLIEVVEKLGLHVMTSKDVGDTEVTGGYTCDLLSSVMANSKTGNLWITMQTHQNVIAVAKLKDLAGIVFVNGRQPDKETTQKADEEYITVLGTDESAFNISGKLYQLLEKQ; encoded by the coding sequence ATGACCTTGATAGAGGTTGTCGAAAAGCTCGGACTCCACGTCATGACGTCTAAAGATGTCGGCGACACTGAGGTGACCGGAGGCTACACTTGCGATCTTCTCAGCAGCGTGATGGCCAACAGCAAGACAGGGAATCTCTGGATCACCATGCAGACACACCAAAACGTCATAGCGGTCGCCAAGCTCAAGGACCTGGCGGGAATCGTATTTGTGAACGGCCGCCAGCCAGATAAAGAAACTACCCAGAAAGCCGATGAGGAGTACATTACGGTGCTGGGCACAGACGAGTCGGCTTTCAACATTTCCGGAAAGCTTTATCAGTTGCTAGAAAAACAGTGA